A single Cannabis sativa cultivar Pink pepper isolate KNU-18-1 chromosome 7, ASM2916894v1, whole genome shotgun sequence DNA region contains:
- the LOC115696565 gene encoding uncharacterized mitochondrial protein AtMg00810-like, with protein sequence MEISMKRYEFSLQTSKTIYGLRQSSRQWYKKLTEALIQEGFHQSQADYTLFTRGKDDSCIALLVYVDDIVITGPNITILQQLQDSLHDKFKLKTLGKLKYFLGFEIARTKDSMFLSQQKYTLQLLEESGYIGSKPAKAPMDPRHKLDDQQGEPLTNPTTYRQLIGKLLYLTLSRPDITYAVNVLSQFMASPRTPHLQALQHLIRYLKGSPGQGILYSAKPSLHLRGFSDLDSASCPITRRSTTGFCIFLGDCLVSWKTKKQPTISRSSAEAEYRALAATASEIT encoded by the exons ATGGAGATCTCAATGAAGAG GTACGAATTTAGTTTGCAAACTTCAAAAACCATATATGGCCTACGACAATCTTCAAGGCAGTGGTACAAAAAACTCACCGAAGCTTTAATACAAGAAGGCTTTCATCAATCTCAAGCGGACTACACACTCTTCACTCGAGGAAAAGATGACAGCTGCATTGCTTTACTCGTGTATGTGGACGATATAGTCATTACTGGTCCCAACATCACAATTCTCCAACAACTTCAAGACTCTCTACATGACAAATTCAAACTCAAGACCCTTGGAAAACTAAAATACTTTTTAGGCTTCGAGATAGCTAGAACCAAAGATAGTATGTTTCTCTCCCAACAGAAATATACTCTCCAGCTTCTTGAAGAAAGTGGTTACATAGGCAGCAAGCCTGCTAAGGCGCCCATGGATCCTAGACACAAACTTGACGATCAACAAGGTGAACCCTTGACAAATCCAACCACCTACCGACAACTCATCGGCAAACTGCTCTATTTGACATTGTCTAGGCCCGATATCACTTATGCTGTCAATGTTCTCAGCCAATTTATGGCCTCTCCACGAACACCTCACTTGCAAGCCCTACAACATCTCATTCGATATCTCAAAGGCAGTCCTGGTCAAGGCATTCTATACTCTGCCAAGCCCTCTCTTCATCTCAGGGGTTTTTCGGATTTAGACTCAGCTTCATGTCCTATAACTCGACGGTCAACAACCGGGTTCTGCATTTTCTTAGGAGATTGTCTCGTCTCCTGGAAAACCAAAAAACAACCAACAATATCAAGAAGTTCAGCAGAGGCTGAATACAGGGCACTTGCTGCCACGGCAAGTGAaataacttag